In the genome of Candidatus Neomarinimicrobiota bacterium, the window GAACCATCTTTCTTTTGACAACGGAATATGCAGACAGATTACCCGACACTATTCGTTCACGCTGTGTACTGCACCACATACCAGATCTTAGCTGGGACTTGATCCAGGAAGACCTTATCCAAAAAGTCGGTATTGATCAGGTGCAGGCAGAGATTTGTGCCCGCATGTCAATGGGAGATCTGGCAACGGCTCACCGTTATACTGAACAAGACAATACCTTTTGGCTGGATCGGATCCGGTCCACATTGAACACCCTGGCTCGAGAGGATTATGTTTCTGTCCATAAACAAGTTTTAACCTTGATCGATAAAGAAGAACAAAGTGATGAATCGCGTCAACGGTTTCTTTCTTTACTGATCTTGTTCTTTAGAGATGTTGCCCTGCATATCAAAGAGGGGGAAACAGTATTGTGGGCTGCTCAGGTTCAACAAATGAACAAACTCTTCCCGAATTGTGACAGCCGGGCTGCCATCCAGGCGATCGAACGCACAAAGAATGCCCTGGAACGTAAAGTTTATTTGCAGCTTGCGCTGACTGCCTTATTTTTCGAACTACGGAAACATCTGCGATCCTAAATTACGCAGGATATAAAAGAACCAGAATAGAACCAAAGACCTAAGGGTTGATGGTCAGGAAATAAATCGTATGACCCGCTATATGCAACATAACCACGAATCATTTGGTGATAGTGGTCCCAAACCGTCCAAGTATTTTAAGGTTAGTTTTAAAGGCAACCGTCGTGAAACCTATCTTAATCCCAATAATCTGAAGCTTCGTTCCGGCGATTATGTTATCGTTGAGACCGAACTTGGAGAAGATATTGGTATAGTAACTCCGGTCTGCAATAAAACCTCTGGTTGCAATCGATCTCCCAGCGCTGAGCCAGAATTCAATAATCGCAAGCACGGTGAAGCCATTAGAGAACTGATTCGCAAAGCAAGTGATAAAGAGATCGGAGTTTATCACAGCAATCGACGTGACGAGCCCCGGGTGTTTACCAAGGGGTTGGAGCTGATCAGTAAAAACAAACTGAACATGAAACTGATCGATGTTGAATACCAACTGGATCGAAGAAAAATGACTTTTTTCTATACCGCTGAAGAACGGGTTGACTTCCGGCAGCTGGTCAAAGATCTAGCGTATGTATTTCGCACCCGGATCGAGATGAGACAGATCGGTGTACGTGATTATGCCAGACGACTTGACGGACAGGGTCCCTGCGGTCAACAGATCTGCTGCTCCCGTTTTATGGATGGATTTGAACCGGTTACCACTCAATATGCTAAAGACCAGAATTTACCGATCAACCCCAGCAAACTCAGTGGTGCCTGTGGAAAACTAAAATGT includes:
- the ricT gene encoding regulatory iron-sulfur-containing complex subunit RicT, which produces MTRYMQHNHESFGDSGPKPSKYFKVSFKGNRRETYLNPNNLKLRSGDYVIVETELGEDIGIVTPVCNKTSGCNRSPSAEPEFNNRKHGEAIRELIRKASDKEIGVYHSNRRDEPRVFTKGLELISKNKLNMKLIDVEYQLDRRKMTFFYTAEERVDFRQLVKDLAYVFRTRIEMRQIGVRDYARRLDGQGPCGQQICCSRFMDGFEPVTTQYAKDQNLPINPSKLSGACGKLKCCLRFEWDFYHESMKDFPSVGVPLVTADGPGTLVSNDILNRRCTVYLEQGRTEIYDLKTIKKALKHMDSDNKARKN